The genomic DNA CGGGCGGCCGACATCTCGCAGCTGCCGGTAGAGCTCGCTGCGGTCGGCCGGACGCTCCTGCCACCACTGCAGGTCGATCAGCGGGGCGAACTGCTGTTCATCGATGTCGATCGGACTCACAACACGAATTCTGGCACTAGTGTCACTTTTTAGCAATGCTGGGGTGCATGTGTATCTGGCCCGTTGTGCCGAATATCTGCGTGTTGATAAGTCAAGTGATCTAACATGCGTGTCCATATTGGACGAGGTAAGGAGAACTATGGCGGACCAGACGCCGAAGCGGGTTGGCATCATCGGGGTCGGTTGGGGTGCGCATGTGCAGGTACCCGGCTTCCGGGCGGCGAAGGGCTTTGAGCCGGTCGCACTCTGTGCACGCACGCCTGACCGACTGGAACGCGTGGCCGCCAAGCTGGGGATCGAGGAGACCTCCACCGATTGGCAGTCGTTCGTGACTCGCGACGACCTCGATGTCATCTCGGTCGCGACGCCCACTGTCCTGCATCGTGATATGACGCTGGCCGCCTTGGCGGCGGGCAAGCCTGTGCTATGTGAGAAGCCGCTTGCCGGTGACCTCGATGCAGCGCGCGAGATGGTGCAAGCCGCCGCCGAGTCAAACCTGCCCACCGCCTGCTGTTTTGAGAACCGGTGGAATCCGGACTGGTTGGCCGTCGCCGACCAGGTGCGATCGGGTTTTCTGGGCACGCAGTATCTGGCGCGAGTCAGCCGCAGCGCGTCGTACTGGCACCCAAGCCACCCGTTGCAGGCCGATTGGATGTACGACCGGGGCCAGGGTGGCGGATATCTGGCCGGGATGCTGGTTCACGACCTGGATTTCCTCTGCAGCGTACTGGGCAAGCCGGTGTCGGTGTGCGCCGAGGTACGTACGAGCGATCCGGTGCGGGAACGCCCCGATGGCACGACGCTGAACATCACCGCCGATGACACCGCGGCACTGTTGATGCGGATGGAATCCGGGGTGACTGCGGTACTGAGCGTTTCAGTTATGGGTGCCCACGCCGATCATTACCGGCTGGAGTTGTTCGGCTCTGGCGGCACCATCATCGGCGACGGCGACCTTCGCTCCGCCGCGTACTCGGCAGGCTTGGCCGCCGAGGACGGACTGAGCTCGCTGACGGTGGACGACCGCGAACCGGCGCATCCCGAGAAGCTACCAACTGGTCTGGCCGGACATGCGAGCCGGGCGATGGCACTGATGCTTGAGGACTGGCTGCCTGCCTTCGACGGTGCGCCCAGTTCGGCGGCGACCTTCGAGGACGGGCTGCTCTCGCTCGCGGTGATCGACGCTGCGCACCGCTCCGCCGAAGGCGGGGGCTGGGAGCCCGTCCGGACCTGAACGGCCTGGCCGGTTACTTGACTGTCAGGCCGGCGTCGACGGGTAGCGTGACACCGGTGACGTACCGGCCCGACTCTCCGCACAGGTAGAGCACGGCTTCGCTGATATCGCTGACGTCGACGACCGGGACGTCGAGCAGGTTTTGCATCGTCTCGCCGAATTCCGGGTGCTCCATGGCGAACTGCATGAACTGTTCGTTGATCACCATCGGGCTTGCGACACCGGTCGGGTGGATCGAGTTCACCCGAATGTTTCGCTCTGCCAGGGTGTTCGCATAGAAGCGCATCAGGCCCACGACGCCGTGCTTGGCCGCGGCGTAGCCCGCGATGCCGTGGTTCTTGGTGCTCATCCGGGCACCGCCCGCGCGTAATCCCGCAGAGGAACTCGTGATGACGATGGCGCCCCCGCCGTCGTGGGCGAGCAGTGCAGGTAGGGCCGCCTCGATGGTGAAGTAGACACCGTTGAGCATGACGTTGATTGCATCGAGATAGGCCGTGACCTGGTCGGCTTTATCTCCGATTATCGGCATGATGCCTGCATTGGCGAGCACGAAGTCCAAGCGGCCCAATTGCGCCACGCCATCAGCCACAATTGCTGAGAGCCGCTCCAGATCGCGGACGTCGGCTTGTTCGGCAACGATGCGGCGGCCGGTCTTCTCCACCAGATTGACCGTCTCGTCCAGGTCTTCCGGAGTCGCCATGGGGTATGCGACAGAATTGATCTGGTCGCACAGGTCGACCGCGATGATATCGGCGCCCTCGTCGGCCATGCGTACCGCGTGCGAGCGGCCCTGGCCGCGTGCTGCACCTGTGATGAAGGCGACCTTGCCTTCTAAACGACCGGCCATTGGTATTTCTCCTATTCGAGGGATATCAGTAGGGGAGGGAAGCGAACGGTATTGTCACCCAATGGAAGTGAGCGCCTAGTCTGCGGCGGAAATGGCCCCTTCGGGGCAGATTCGCAGCGCTTCGTGGGCCTGCTGCTCGTTACCGTCGGGCACGGTGCCGCCGTCGATGACATGCCCGTACCCCTGGTCATCGTCGACGAACAGGTCTGGTGCGTAGGCGTAGCACAGGCCATGCCCTGTGCATACCGCTTCGTTGAGAGACAGCTTCATCAGCCGAGCCCGCCCCGCCGGGCAACCATCAGCGGCAATGAGTCAAGGCCGACGGTTCCCCTGGGCCAGTGCACCCGCGGAGTGCACCCAGGGGTGATCTGGTACTCGGGAATTCGGCGGTGCCACTCCTCGTAGACCAGGTGCATCTCGAGGCGGGCCAGATGCGAGCCGAGGCAGCGGTGCACGCCGAGGCCGAAGCTCAAGTGCCGGTTGTCTGGTCGCTGAAAGTCGATCCCGTACGGGTCGCGGAACTGGTTCTCGTCGCGGTTGGCCACTGCGAGGTAGCTGGTCACTCGACTTCCCGCGGCGAGCACGTGACCGCCCAGCGTCGTCTCCTCCGTGGTCACGCGGGGCAGGAAAGGCGCGGGCGGATCAAGACGGAGTAGCTCCTCAGTGACCGAAGGCACCAGGCTGAGATCGTTGGACAGCTCTGCGCGTCGTTGCGGGTCATTGGCCAGTCGCTGCATGCCGAATCCCAGTGCATCCATGACGGTGTCGAGGCCGGCGAGGACGAACAGGAAACACAGCCCGATGGCTTCTTCGTCTGTCAGTGTGTCGGCCTCATCGAGGTTGAGCAGCTGGCTGAGCACATCGGTGCCCGGTGTACCGCGACGCTTCTGGATGAGTTCGGAAAGGTACATGAATAATTCTGCCGCCTGCTGCAGCCCCTCCTGGGCGGCATCGTCGACGGAGGTCTGCCCGCTGGCGGCGCTCAGATTCAGCACCGCGTTCTTCCAAACCACGAACTGATCCCGCATGTCCAGTGGCAGACCGAACAACGTCAGGAACACCTGGACAGGGAAGACCCCGGCGACCTCGGCGATAAAATCGCACTCGCCGCGCGCGGCGATCGGATCGATGAGGTCGATCACCTGCGCTCGGAGGTCGTCTTCCAGCGGCTTGATGACCCGTGGACTGAAGAACGGCTGCAGGATCCGGCGGTACCGGGCGTGCTCGGGCGGGTCGAAAGCGACCGGAACCAGTGGCACCGGGCTGCCCAATACATCGAACGCCTTCTTGGAGGAGAAGAGCGCCGGATTCTTCAGAACAGTTTCCACCAGTGCGCGATTGGTGACGGCATAACCATCCTCCACCTCCACGAGTCGATGCTCATCCAACTGTCGCCACGCGTCGTCACGTGCTTCTGGCATCGGCAGCTCATCGGTTGCGATCTTGGGTAACACCGGGTTCGCCACGACCTACCTCCATCTTCGAAAGAACCCGACAGACCGAATGCACTGCGCGCGCTTCCGGCGCGATGACATCGATCCGTCACAGAATCCGACATTTATATAACTATTGTCGGGTGATCGACACATTATGCCGCTAGTGTCGGGTGCGTCAAGGATCCAGTTAGGCTTCGAAACATGACAGAGGGCGCGGTCAAGGGAGTGGGCCCGTGGGGCACCGACATGCCTCAAGACGAGGGTCAGGCGCGCGCTCGGCTACTGGCGGCCGCTGAGACGTGTTACACCAAGCGCGGAGTTGCTCGCACCACCATCGTGGATATTGCCCGCGAGGCGGGGGTGCACCGGTCGACGGTGTACGCCTACTTCCAGAACAAGGATGAGGTCCTGGCCGCGTGCTTCGTCCAGGCGACGAGATCGGTGCTGGACGCAGCGGAGTCCTGCTTCCACACGGGTGAGCCGTTTCTGGAACAGCTGATTCGGGCGACCGTCGTCGGATTGGCCACTGCGCGTGAGTCTTCGGCGGTGATGCTGCTCTTGGGCGACGACCAGGTCGGGCGCACTTATCGTGCTGCCGAGGCGTCAGAGGCCTGGCGCGGGAATTTGATGGAGTTTCTCGGCGACCGCATCGCGGCCGCTGTGACCACCGGCGAGGTGCGCGACGACGTGGCGGTCGAAACGATGGCCCGCTGGGTGACCCGGCTGGCATTCAGCCTCGTGCAGGAGCCGTGCAGCGCCGAGGACGGCGGGGACGAAGCTCTTTTGTGCGCATTCCTGCCTGGTGCCTTGGCCGCTCGCTCCTAGCCCTCGGCGGGCGGATAGATCAGCACGCCACGGATATTGGCGCCCGCGTGCATGTCGGCGTAGCCGTCGTTGACCTTCTCCAGCGGGTAGGTCCGGGTGATCATGGCCTCGAGGTCCACCTGTCCGGCGCTGCTCAGCTCGAGGATCTTCGGGATATCGGCCCTCGGGTTGCCCGATCCGTACAGCGTTCCGATGATCTGCTTCTCGGTCAGCGTGAGGTCCATCAGGTTGGCCCGGATCTCACGCTCCAGCATGGGGTGGATGTTGGTGACGACGAGCTTGCCGCGCTTGGCCGTCATGGCCAGGGCCTGGCCGACGAGCTGACCGTCGCCGACACCCATCGCGCAGATGAACTTGTCGACACCGCGGTCCCAGGTCGCCTCGGCAATAACACCTTTGGCCTCATCCCAGCTTGCTGCGGTGTGGGTGGCACCCATCTTCATCGCTTCGGCCCGCTTGTATTCCGACGGGTCGATGACGGTGATGGTGCGCGCACCGGCAAGACGGGCACCTTGCACCGCAGCCGCACCGATGCCGCCGACGCCCGCGACAGCCACGGTGTCGCCCGGTCGTACCTCGGCGGCGTACACAGACGACCCCCACCCGGTGATGAAGCCACAGCCCAGCAGACAGGCCGTCTCCAACTTGTAGTGCTCCGGGATCTTCACGCAGCTCGCCTCGTGCACCACCGTGTGGTGGGCGAACGATCCGACGCCACAGGCCAGCGCGAGGTCCTGGTCACCGAAGTGGTGGCGAGCGGTGCCGTCGTGAATCTGCATGCCGGAGTAAATTTTCGCGCCGAGATCGCACAGGCTCTGATGACCGGTCGAGCACGACGGGCAGCGGCCGCACGATGGGATGAAGCTGAACACGACGTGGTCGCCCGGTGCCAACCACGACACGTGGTCGCCAACTGCCTTCACTACGCCGGCGCCCTCGTGCCCGCCGATGCAGGGCAACGCGATCGGCATATCGCCGGTGACGAGGTGGTCATCGGAGTGGCACATCCCCGAGGCGTGTAACTCGACGAGCACCTCGGTCGCCTTCGGTGGGTCCAGGTCGATCGTCTCGATCGACCACGGTGTGTTGCGTTCGAACAGCACCGCCGCTTGCGTCAGCATTGATGAAATCCCTTTCGGATCAACGGATGATGGCCTGGTACTCAGTGAAGCCGGTGATGCCTTCGGGGCCGCCTTCACGGCCGATGCCGGACTGTTTGAAGCCGCCGAACGGGCTGCCGAAGTCGAGCACGGCGGTGGAGTTGACGGCCACCGACCCGACTTCCAGTTGGGCGGCCACCGCGGCTGCACGGTCGGCATCGGCTGACCACACTGCACCCACCAGGCCGTAGTGCGAGTCGTTGGCGATGGTGATCGCCTCGGGGACGTCGTCGTAGGCGATCACCACAACGACGGGACCGAAGACCTCCTCACGGGCGATCTCCATATCGTTGGTGGCCTCGACCAGGGCGGGCGTGACGAACCATCCCGGCAGGTCTGGACGCTCCCCACCGGTGAGCACGGTGGCGCCCTCGTCGCGCGCCCGACGCAACAGACCTTCGAGCTTGGCGCGCGCCGCTTCGTTGATCAGTGGACCGATATCAGTGGACCGCTCGGCCGGATCTCCGACCGTCAGTGCGGAGATCGCGGTGGTCAGGGCGGTGATGTACTCGTCGTACCGACTGCGCGGCAGCAGGATTCGGGTCAAGGCGGCGCACAGCTGGCCGTTGTTTCCCATCGCTCCGCCGACGAGTCCGGCGACCGTCTTCTCGAGTGGCGCGTCGGGCAGCACGATGGCCGCGGACTTGCCGCCCAGTTCGGTGCTGCAGCGGCGGATCCGGGATCCGCACGACGAGGCGATGCGCGCGCCAACGGCGGTGGATCCGGTGAAGCTGATCTTGTCTACCCCGGGATGCTCGGTGAGCAGTTCGCCGGTGGCGGCTCCACCGTTGACGACGTTGACCACGCCGTCGGGGATGCCGGCCTCCTCGATCGCCTCCATGAGCACACCGAAGCTCAGTGGTGCGTCGGGTGCGGGCTTGAGCACCACCGTGCAGCCCGCGGCCAGTGCGGGACCGAGCTTCAGTGCGGCGATGAACAAGGGGGTGTTCCACGGCACGATCGCACCGACCACCCCCACCGGCACCTGCCGTACGTCGACGACGCCACCGGTCATCGAGGGACGGCTGGCGGTGAACGGATGGTCGGGGGTGATGGCGGCGTAGGCACGTAACACCCCGGTCGCGGTGATGACCTGGCCGAAGGTGCTCCACGAGCGCGGCGAGCCGATCTCGGCGGTGGCCAGGTCGGCCAGCTCGCCCTTGCGGGCGGTCAGGACGTCGGCGAGCCTTCCCAGCGCGGCGCCGCGCTCGGCGGGGGAAGTCTGCGCCCAGGCCGGCAGCGCGTCGCGGGCCGCCGCGACGGCGGCAGAGACCTCGTCGTCGCCCGCAATGCCCACGGTGCCCAGCACCTCACCGGTGGTCGGCGAGGCCACCTCCACTGTGGTGGCGGCCGTGCTCGTCACCCATTTGCCTGCGACACAGCTCGCCGCTAACTCGATCATGGACGCCAATTCTGGCATTGATGTCATCTTTAGACAAGCTGGTCATGGGGGATTAATTGTTGTTTGGGTTCCCCAGCCGGAGTTTTTCTGACACTATTGGTCACTATGACTGTAGCGCCTGACAGCGACGCCGACCTCGGCGTGGGACAACCCTGGGAGGTGGTCGTGGAGCGCGGCAAGATCGCCGAGTTCGCCGAAGCCATGCTCAGCGAGGATCCCGCCTACCGCGGTCCGGACGCGATCGTTCCGCCGACCTTCCTGACCAGCGCCGCCCGCTGGGCGCCACCGGGCGTCCGGGTCAACGTGGGTTTCGACCGCAAGCGCCTTCTGCACGGCGAGCAGGAGTACACCTTCCACGGCGAGCTGCCTGCCGCCGGTGATGTCCTGACCGCGCAGGAGCGGATCGTCGAGCGGTTCTCCAAGCCGGGCAAACGTGGCGGCACCATGCGCTTCGCGACCGTGGTGACCGAATACCACGACACTGCAGGGACTTTGGTGGCCGAGGCAAAGGCCACCTTCATCGAGACGGCGGGCTCCCGATGAGCCCCGGCGAAGAGCATCGAACCCGGATGAAGCCTGGCGATCAGGCGTCACCCCGGGAGTTCGGTCCGCTCACCCGGCAGATGTTCGTCCGCTACTCCGGCGCCTCCGGTGACCTCAACCCCATGCACTACGACGATGAACTGGCGCGGTCCGCCGGCTACCCCTCGGTGTTCGCCCAGGGCATGTTCTCCGCGGCGCTGTTGGCCGGGTTCGCCACCGACTGGCTGGGTGCCCCCGCCGTGCGTCGCTTCGGTGTCCGCTTCCGCGAACAGGTCTGGCCGGGTGACGTCCTGACCTGCGCGGGAACGGTGGTCGCGGTGTCCGAAGAGGACGAAGTCGACCGTGTCAGTGTCGAATTGACCGCCACCAGGCAGACCGGCGGAGTGGCGATCACCAGCACCGCGGAATTCGCGGTACCCCGAAGCGGACCGCGAAACGCGGCACGCGGTGCCGCGGGCCCTGCGGATCAGCAATAGGCTGGTGACACGATGTCCGAAGCCTCGATAGTCCGCCGCGCCAGTTACGGCCCGTCCAGCCCCGCTGTGGGGGCACGGGGGGCCAGCACTCGCAGCCGGATCACCGAGGTCTCGCTGGAACTGTTCGGTCGGCTCGGCTACTTCGACACCTCGGTCGACGCGATCGCCAAGGCCGCAGGGATATCGCGGGCCGCGCTGTATCAGTACTTCCAGGGCAAGGACGAGATCTTCCTGGAGCTGCTGAACGAATGCGGCAGCGCACTGTTCCGTGTCGCACGCCGCATCGGTCCCATGGGGCCGGACGAAACCGGCTTCGACAATCTCAACTGGTGGCTCGGCGAGTGGAGTTGGGTCTTCGAGAAGTACTCCACGATGTTCGTGCAATGGACGGCGATCGCCTCGTCGGACACAAAGGTACGTCCCGCGATCACGGGCTTCGTGCGCAGCTACAACCATCGGCTTGCGGCGCGACTCGCCGCGTCAGGTCTGCAAGGTCTGGACCCCGAGGTCGCGGCCATGATGATGACCGCGCTGGTGCACCGCATCAACCTGTTCGTGCACACCGACCGCGCCTACGGTCGCAGCGCCAAGGACGCCATCGATACCCTGTCGGTATTCCTGCAGTTGGTGCTGTTCCCCGATACGCCACCGGCCGTGCTGAAGTCGCTACGACTGCACGCCAGTGCGGATCCGGCC from Mycobacterium sp. DL440 includes the following:
- a CDS encoding Gfo/Idh/MocA family protein, with translation MADQTPKRVGIIGVGWGAHVQVPGFRAAKGFEPVALCARTPDRLERVAAKLGIEETSTDWQSFVTRDDLDVISVATPTVLHRDMTLAALAAGKPVLCEKPLAGDLDAAREMVQAAAESNLPTACCFENRWNPDWLAVADQVRSGFLGTQYLARVSRSASYWHPSHPLQADWMYDRGQGGGYLAGMLVHDLDFLCSVLGKPVSVCAEVRTSDPVRERPDGTTLNITADDTAALLMRMESGVTAVLSVSVMGAHADHYRLELFGSGGTIIGDGDLRSAAYSAGLAAEDGLSSLTVDDREPAHPEKLPTGLAGHASRAMALMLEDWLPAFDGAPSSAATFEDGLLSLAVIDAAHRSAEGGGWEPVRT
- a CDS encoding mycofactocin-coupled SDR family oxidoreductase; amino-acid sequence: MAGRLEGKVAFITGAARGQGRSHAVRMADEGADIIAVDLCDQINSVAYPMATPEDLDETVNLVEKTGRRIVAEQADVRDLERLSAIVADGVAQLGRLDFVLANAGIMPIIGDKADQVTAYLDAINVMLNGVYFTIEAALPALLAHDGGGAIVITSSSAGLRAGGARMSTKNHGIAGYAAAKHGVVGLMRFYANTLAERNIRVNSIHPTGVASPMVINEQFMQFAMEHPEFGETMQNLLDVPVVDVSDISEAVLYLCGESGRYVTGVTLPVDAGLTVK
- a CDS encoding ferredoxin, whose product is MKLSLNEAVCTGHGLCYAYAPDLFVDDDQGYGHVIDGGTVPDGNEQQAHEALRICPEGAISAAD
- a CDS encoding cytochrome P450, with protein sequence MANPVLPKIATDELPMPEARDDAWRQLDEHRLVEVEDGYAVTNRALVETVLKNPALFSSKKAFDVLGSPVPLVPVAFDPPEHARYRRILQPFFSPRVIKPLEDDLRAQVIDLIDPIAARGECDFIAEVAGVFPVQVFLTLFGLPLDMRDQFVVWKNAVLNLSAASGQTSVDDAAQEGLQQAAELFMYLSELIQKRRGTPGTDVLSQLLNLDEADTLTDEEAIGLCFLFVLAGLDTVMDALGFGMQRLANDPQRRAELSNDLSLVPSVTEELLRLDPPAPFLPRVTTEETTLGGHVLAAGSRVTSYLAVANRDENQFRDPYGIDFQRPDNRHLSFGLGVHRCLGSHLARLEMHLVYEEWHRRIPEYQITPGCTPRVHWPRGTVGLDSLPLMVARRGGLG
- a CDS encoding TetR/AcrR family transcriptional regulator, whose product is MTEGAVKGVGPWGTDMPQDEGQARARLLAAAETCYTKRGVARTTIVDIAREAGVHRSTVYAYFQNKDEVLAACFVQATRSVLDAAESCFHTGEPFLEQLIRATVVGLATARESSAVMLLLGDDQVGRTYRAAEASEAWRGNLMEFLGDRIAAAVTTGEVRDDVAVETMARWVTRLAFSLVQEPCSAEDGGDEALLCAFLPGALAARS
- a CDS encoding Zn-dependent alcohol dehydrogenase, translated to MLTQAAVLFERNTPWSIETIDLDPPKATEVLVELHASGMCHSDDHLVTGDMPIALPCIGGHEGAGVVKAVGDHVSWLAPGDHVVFSFIPSCGRCPSCSTGHQSLCDLGAKIYSGMQIHDGTARHHFGDQDLALACGVGSFAHHTVVHEASCVKIPEHYKLETACLLGCGFITGWGSSVYAAEVRPGDTVAVAGVGGIGAAAVQGARLAGARTITVIDPSEYKRAEAMKMGATHTAASWDEAKGVIAEATWDRGVDKFICAMGVGDGQLVGQALAMTAKRGKLVVTNIHPMLEREIRANLMDLTLTEKQIIGTLYGSGNPRADIPKILELSSAGQVDLEAMITRTYPLEKVNDGYADMHAGANIRGVLIYPPAEG
- a CDS encoding aldehyde dehydrogenase, translating into MTSMPELASMIELAASCVAGKWVTSTAATTVEVASPTTGEVLGTVGIAGDDEVSAAVAAARDALPAWAQTSPAERGAALGRLADVLTARKGELADLATAEIGSPRSWSTFGQVITATGVLRAYAAITPDHPFTASRPSMTGGVVDVRQVPVGVVGAIVPWNTPLFIAALKLGPALAAGCTVVLKPAPDAPLSFGVLMEAIEEAGIPDGVVNVVNGGAATGELLTEHPGVDKISFTGSTAVGARIASSCGSRIRRCSTELGGKSAAIVLPDAPLEKTVAGLVGGAMGNNGQLCAALTRILLPRSRYDEYITALTTAISALTVGDPAERSTDIGPLINEAARAKLEGLLRRARDEGATVLTGGERPDLPGWFVTPALVEATNDMEIAREEVFGPVVVVIAYDDVPEAITIANDSHYGLVGAVWSADADRAAAVAAQLEVGSVAVNSTAVLDFGSPFGGFKQSGIGREGGPEGITGFTEYQAIIR
- a CDS encoding MaoC family dehydratase N-terminal domain-containing protein — its product is MTVAPDSDADLGVGQPWEVVVERGKIAEFAEAMLSEDPAYRGPDAIVPPTFLTSAARWAPPGVRVNVGFDRKRLLHGEQEYTFHGELPAAGDVLTAQERIVERFSKPGKRGGTMRFATVVTEYHDTAGTLVAEAKATFIETAGSR
- a CDS encoding MaoC/PaaZ C-terminal domain-containing protein; the encoded protein is MKPGDQASPREFGPLTRQMFVRYSGASGDLNPMHYDDELARSAGYPSVFAQGMFSAALLAGFATDWLGAPAVRRFGVRFREQVWPGDVLTCAGTVVAVSEEDEVDRVSVELTATRQTGGVAITSTAEFAVPRSGPRNAARGAAGPADQQ
- a CDS encoding TetR/AcrR family transcriptional regulator — its product is MSEASIVRRASYGPSSPAVGARGASTRSRITEVSLELFGRLGYFDTSVDAIAKAAGISRAALYQYFQGKDEIFLELLNECGSALFRVARRIGPMGPDETGFDNLNWWLGEWSWVFEKYSTMFVQWTAIASSDTKVRPAITGFVRSYNHRLAARLAASGLQGLDPEVAAMMMTALVHRINLFVHTDRAYGRSAKDAIDTLSVFLQLVLFPDTPPAVLKSLRLHASADPAADVDAVQVPDAPDLTGLSITERTANLSKRAVATVTTLADAGAAQFRARGYRSTSVDDIVAAAEVARGTFYKYFSDKQDLLGAVGAEVYGAATVFAERIGHVDPVADESTLRHWLSTYVEFYDRYSGCIDAWAEGTTDDPTIVGIGENGQVLMDIGAARMLTRRSGAYPYDPVISALILRALVTRVPEAALDLPEPLSQDDVIELLMTCIKRGFFAQSK